One window of the Bombyx mori chromosome 20, ASM3026992v2 genome contains the following:
- the C/EBP gene encoding chorion specific C/EBP produces MESPQMYDAAAAPPPPPQPDLKKVVEDKRSAFPPPELDELNGQEISLDLQHLIEDQFRGEETMALFQEILPGGRSPQPRFTRTTLAYMPQPVHSGASYAPVQASSAHEQAPPIKEEPPEPQDFRRTVTCSQYTGQYNPQPPVGVNNPYTGSFTPLPPLGGPLLPPLLKHKPAPPRRSSGKVIDKGTDEYRRRRERNNIAVRKSREKAKVRSREVEEKVKTLLREKEALLKRLEAVSGELSLHKQMYVHLINLNHPEITELCRSMLQLGGPHSQDHTL; encoded by the coding sequence ATGGAGTCTCCCCAGATGTACGATGCGGCGGCAGCGCCTCCGCCGCCTCCCCAACCAGACCTCAAAAAAGTCGTCGAGGATAAAAGATCGGCTTTCCCACCACCGGAACTCGACGAGCTCAATGGACAGGAGATCAGCTTGGATCTGCAACACCTCATCGAGGATCAGTTCCGGGGCGAGGAAACGATGGCCCTCTTTCAGGAAATCCTACCCGGAGGTCGATCGCCTCAGCCCCGGTTCACGAGGACGACGCTGGCGTACATGCCGCAACCGGTCCACTCCGGAGCGTCCTACGCGCCAGTACAAGCCAGCTCGGCACACGAGCAGGCGCCCCCAATTAAAGAAGAGCCGCCAGAACCGCAGGACTTCCGAAGAACGGTCACATGCTCGCAATACACAGGACAATACAATCCGCAGCCGCCAGTCGGCGTTAACAATCCTTACACAGGAAGTTTCACACCCCTACCGCCTCTGGGAGGACCTCTGCTTCCTCCTCTGCTGAAACACAAACCGGCACCTCCGAGACGATCCTCAGGCAAAGTAATAGACAAGGGAACTGACGAATACAGAAGGCGAAGGGAGCGCAACAACATAGCCGTGAGGAAATCCCGGGAAAAGGCTAAAGTACGTTCCCGCGAAGTCGAAGAAAAAGTGAAAACATTGCTGAGAGAGAAGGAGGCCTTGCTGAAGAGGCTCGAGGCGGTTTCGGGGGAGCTGAGCCTCCACAAGCAGATGTACGTGCACCTGATAAACTTGAACCACCCGGAGATCACGGAGCTGTGCCGGTCGATGCTGCAGCTGGGAGGCCCGCACTCCCAGGACCACACGCTTTGA